The window CGATAGTCGTGACTGTCGTTCCGGCCGTCGCCTACCGTCGGTGGACGGCGACGCTCCCGTGGGAGGTCTCGTTGTTCGTGGCGTCGCCCTACGCGCTCCAGTCGCTCGACCTGCTCCTGCCGCGTTCGGTCGCGACGTACCTCGTCGTCCCGGCGCTCGCGCTGGCGGTCGCGGTCGAGTTCGACGCCTTCACTGCGGTCGAGATGTCGCCCGAGTTCGCCGTCGTCTTCGTTGTCACGGCGACGATGGCCGCCGCAGGTACGTGGGCGGTGGTCCGGTGGGTCGCCGACCTCGCGTTCGGGACGCGAAATCTGCGGGGTCTCTACCGCGTGATGTGGTCGTTAGCCGCCGCGACCGGGGTCGGGGTCGTCGCCGGCGTCGCCTTCGCCGCGTACTTCCGTCGCGTGGACCGCGAGCGACTCGGCTTCGCGACCGGCCATCCGCGCAAACGCTCCGCGGTCGGCGCGTCGAGTGTGGCCCGACCTCGGTCTTCACGCGACGCTCGGTCCGAATCCGGGGAGAGTGCTTCCGAATCCTCCGGACGGCTTCGACTGTCCGACCGCCGCCAGCGACAGGTCGTCCGGGGGTTGCAACTCGCGTTGGTCGTCGTCCTCGTCGTTGGTCTCGTCCGGCGGAGCGTCGGCGTCGTGGTCAACGCCGCCGTCGCACTCGCGGTGATGGAACTCCCCGGTCTGCTCGAACGCGACTACGGATTGCCCATCGACGCCGGACTCACGCTCTGGATAGTCGTCCCGGTGTTTCTCCACGCGCTCGGGTCGTTCGGTCTCTACGACGCCATCGGACTCTGGGACAACCTCACCCACACGCTCTCGTCGTCGCTGGTCGCGGCCGCGGGGTACGCGACGGTGCGCGCCTTCGACGTTCACGACGCCGACGTCTACTTCCCCCGGAAGTTCGTCGCCGCGTTCATCCTCGTCTTCACGATGGCGTTCGGCGTCCTCTGGGAACTGCTGGAGTTCGGCATCGACGGATTCGCGTCCCAGACTGGCGTGGAGAGCATCCTCGCTCAGCACGGTCTCGCCAACACGATGACCGACCTCGTGTTCGACTGCTTCGGGGCGGTCGTGGTCGCGGTCTGGGGCGGGGCGTACCTCGCCGGGGTCTCGCGCTCGCTGGCCGACCGATTCGCCGCCGACGGCGAGTCGGAGTGAGTCCTGCCAGTAGTTCTCTATACCCCGTCGCCGTAGAACGTGGAACACCTATGACCGACGTTCAGCACCCGTTCTCGGACGACCGAATCGCGGCCGTCGCCGACGAACGCGGCGTTGACGAGACCGACCTCGACAGCGCGCTGGCCGCCGTGCAGGACGCCATCTCCCGCACCACCGGCGACGACGAGTACGAGTACTCCTCCCAACACAACTACGGGTGGCGCGACGAGGAGGCGTACTACCTCTACGGCGACGGCATCTGGGAGACGCTCCGCGGGGAACTCTCACTGTCCGAGACTGTCGCCGAGGCCGCGCGCGAGGTCCACCGTCGCAAGATGGTGGCGTCGGCCGAGGAGCGCGACGAGCGAGCGTCCGTCGAGGAGATGCTGGCCGACGGAACGGAACCGCTCGTCGTGGTCGATACCGCCAGCCAACCGCCGCTCTACGGGCAGGACGTGTAGAAGAGTCGGTCCGATTTCGCCGACTACTCGTCGTCCGGCACGTCGAAGTCGTGGACCGGTTCGCCCGCCTCCTCGCTCATAATCTGGAGCGCGGCCGCGCCGCCGTCGCCCGCCGAGATGACGGCCTCCCACTTCTGGTCGCGTATCATCGACCCGACCGCGTAGGCGTTCTCGACGCTGGTCCGCATGTTGAGGTCCACGTCCACCAGACCGTCGTCGGTCGTCTCGCAACCCAACTGCTCGGGGAGTTCGGTGTCGGTCCCCGTGGCGAAGACGACGTACTTCGCGTCGTACTCGTCGTCATCGGTGGTGACGATGAACGCGTCCCCGGCGTCCTCGACGTCGGTGACCTCCTCGCCGACGCGGAGGTCGGCGTCGAAGTTCTCGACCTGCTCGCGGGCGTCCTCCATGAACTCGGTCCCGCGTATCTCGTCGATGCCGAGGTAGTTGTACACGTGCGCCTTGTGCATCCACGTCTCGTCGGTGTCGAAGACGACGGTCCTGAGGTCGTTTTTTGCGGTGAACAGTCCGGCGCTGAGTCCGGCGGGTCCGCCGCCGACGATTGCGACTTTTGGCATACGGAACCTTCTTCGACCTCTTGGCGGGTAAGTATTTTCGCGGACGGCCGGTACTGCCGGTTTCAGGGTCAGAAGTCGTCCAGTCGCGTCTGGTCGCCCAGCAGCGGCCGGGCGTCGTAGCCGAGGTGTGTCGAGAGGTGGTCGGCGAATTCCTCGTCGAACCCGTGGTGAGTGTAGACCGTGTCGGGGTCTACCGCCTCGACGGTCTCGACCAGTTCGTCGAAGTCGCAGTGGTCGGTCAGCGGGAAGGTGGCGTCGTAGCCGCCCCGGTAGCGGAACGACTCGTCCACGGCCCACCCCGAGAACCCGGCCTTCAGGCCGTCGTGGTCGTCCACGAGGTCCTCGACCCAGTCGGTCCGCGCGAGGTGGGTCGGCAGAACCACGATTTCGTCGCCCGAGAGGGCACCGTCCTCTCGGTCGGCCAGCGACTCGGCCGGAAACGAGAGGTCGGTCGCCGACTCCACGGCGTCGTTGACGGTCCGAATCGCGTCGTGGACGACGAGCGGCCGATTCGTCGCCTTCCGCGCGAGTCGCTGGAGTTTCTGGGCGCGACCCAGCGAGTACCCGAACAGGAACAGCGGCACTTCGGAGTTGTCCATCAACCAGTCCCGAATCCGGCCCTGTAGTTCCGGTTCGGGCGGGAAGCGGTAGTCCGGCACGCCGTACGTCGTCTCCATCACCAGCACATCGGCGTCCACGGGTTCGAATCCGTCGAGGTAGAGGCGGTCGCGGACCGAGAAGTCGCCGGTGTAGAGGTAGCGCCGGTGGTCGCCGGAGTCCTCCGACTCACCGCCGTCGGTCGCTCCGGCCGCGCCGGGTTCGACCAGCGCGGCCCGCGACCCGACGACGTGGCCCGACGGGAGCAGCGTCACCTCGTCGGTTTCCTCGCGGAACTCGGGGACCGTCGCGCCGGTCCGGGCCTCGACCAGCGCCGCCGTCGCGGCCGAACAGACCACGGTCTCGGGCGTCCGCCGGAAAGTGTGGTCGGCGTGGGCGTGGCTCACGACGTTCACGTCGCCGACCGCACTGGAGGCGTCGGCGACGAACGTCCGTGCGTCTCCGGACGAGTCTCTACCGGAACTGCTCGCGGAGACCTCGATGTGGATACCGTCGTCGCGTCGAACCGCCATCGACGGACCTCGGAACCGCAGAGTAATCAGTGTCGCGCTCCCGAACCGGATGGACGTTCTTGTACGACGGCGCGCCGTTCTCCGCGATACTCTACACCGGCGCGAACCCCGCGGTTTCCGCTGTCTTCTCTCACCGGTCGTTCCGCCGACACCGACGTTTCCGCTGTCTCTCCTGCGGTCCACCGTCGGACTCGGCTCGCGATTCCCGCCGCCGCGGCGGTCGCCGACTCGCTTTTGGTTCGTCGGCTACTCTCTACGGACGTGATTCGCCTCCCGATTCGTCGGTGTCCGAACTGCTGGTACGTCGGCCCGACGCGGAAGTTCGCCGCGGGCGAGAGCGCCCGCTATCGCTGCCCGCGCTGTGGCCGCGAAGTCGAGCGACCGGACCCGCGACTCAACTGACGGCCACACCACGATTTCCGCTGTCTCTCGTCGGACACCGCCGGTGCCCGACGCGGATATCCCGTTGCCAGTCGGGAAACGGGAGACCGGATGCGCCGTCTCCAATCCGAATCCGTAAATCGTCCCGGCGCGTACCGGACGAGTGTGCAACTCTCACCTTCGGGGTGGACGCTCCTCCACGCCGGTCACGGCGGGAGCGCGGACCCGGCCTTCCTCGCGTTGCTGGCGCTCGCGGGGCTGGGGTCGGCGGTCGTCCTCGGACTCGCGCTCGCCGCGCTGGTCCGGCGGCGCTCGCGCTCGTATCTGCTGGTGACGCTGGCGCTGGCGACCCTGCTGGCCCGGACCGCGGTCGCGGTGCTGTCGCTCACCGGGTCGGTCGCCGAGGGGTCACACCACCTGCTCGAACACGGACTCGACGCCGCCATGGCGGCGCTGGTCGTCGCGGCCGTCCTCGACGCTCGGTCGGTCCGCCAGTCGGCCCGCAGTGACGACTCGCGCGACCCGCGTACGGGCGTGCCCACCGACGACGGCGGGGGTGAGGAGCGATGAACGCGACTCGCCGCACTATCGCCGACCACGTCCGGGCCAATCCGGGCGTCCACTTCAACGCGGTCGTCCGGGCGCTCGACGTGGCCCCAGGGCAGGTCCAGTACCACCTCCGACGACTCCGCGACGACGGGACGGTCGTGACCGACGAGGTGCAGGGCCGGACCCACCTCTACCCGCCGCGGTTCGACGACTGGGAGCGCTCGGCGCTCGCCATGTTCCGGCGCGAGACGGCCCGCGACGTGCTGGCCGTCCTCCTCGACGCCGGGGAGACGACGCCCGCCGAACTGACCGACGAACTGGGTCTGGCCCGGAGTACGGTCGAGTGGCACCTCGACAACTTGACCGACTACGACCTCGTGGACAAGCGCCGGGAGGGCAACCGCGTCTACCTCGAACCCGCCCGCCCGGAGGCCACCGCCGACCTACTGGCCAAGATAACCCCGTCGCTCCCCGAGCGCATGGTCGACCGGTTCACGAAACTCGTGGACGGACTCGTCGAAGAGCGGTAGTCTCGGCGACCCCGGCGGCCGATTTCGAGTCCGGCCGGGGACCGGGTTCGGCTCCGCCCCGACTCCGGCGTGTCACCCATCGTCGGTCCAGACTGTCACTTCTCGTCGAAAAAGATAGAGAGCAGTTTTCGCTCGGCCGTCCGGAGGTGCTGGGAGAACGTGGTGTTGGCGATGCCGAGGTCCTCGGCTATCTCCTCGCCCGACTTCCCCCGCGGCCAGTCGAAGTACCCCTCGTCGAAGGCCGCCCGCAGCACCTCACGCTGGCGGGGCGTCAATCGCTCCTCGACTATCGTCTCGAACTCTCGCCGGGTGAACATCGGACTCGTCCGGTCCTTCTGGCGACACGCGACGACTTCGACCGTCGGGTGAACCGAGAGGAACCGGTCCACGACCGTCGAGACCTGATACATCGCGGGCACCTCAGCTACGATTTTCGCCACGCCGTCCGCGCTTCGAATCTCCCGCGGTATCGCTCCGGCGTCGGTCAGCGCGACCACGAAGTGCTCGTCGGGACTCGTCACCAGAACCTCGACGACGCCGTCGCTCTCCCGACCGCTGACGCGTCGGGCCTCGATGTTCTCGTGTTCGTTCACGAGTTCCACGACGTCCTGCGTCGCCCCCACAATCTGGTAGAACACCGCGTAGGTGTCGTTTCCCCGTGGCACTATCTCCTCGACGTTCGCTCGACAACCGGTCCGTTCCGGTATCGAGACGAGCGGATACCGGGAGTCGGTGAT is drawn from Halorussus sp. MSC15.2 and contains these coding sequences:
- a CDS encoding NAD(P)/FAD-dependent oxidoreductase; translation: MPKVAIVGGGPAGLSAGLFTAKNDLRTVVFDTDETWMHKAHVYNYLGIDEIRGTEFMEDAREQVENFDADLRVGEEVTDVEDAGDAFIVTTDDDEYDAKYVVFATGTDTELPEQLGCETTDDGLVDVDLNMRTSVENAYAVGSMIRDQKWEAVISAGDGGAAALQIMSEEAGEPVHDFDVPDDE
- a CDS encoding bacterio-opsin activator domain-containing protein, with product MSETPTDSVVELEFRITDSRYPLVSIPERTGCRANVEEIVPRGNDTYAVFYQIVGATQDVVELVNEHENIEARRVSGRESDGVVEVLVTSPDEHFVVALTDAGAIPREIRSADGVAKIVAEVPAMYQVSTVVDRFLSVHPTVEVVACRQKDRTSPMFTRREFETIVEERLTPRQREVLRAAFDEGYFDWPRGKSGEEIAEDLGIANTTFSQHLRTAERKLLSIFFDEK
- a CDS encoding mRNA 3'-end processing factor, which codes for MAVRRDDGIHIEVSASSSGRDSSGDARTFVADASSAVGDVNVVSHAHADHTFRRTPETVVCSAATAALVEARTGATVPEFREETDEVTLLPSGHVVGSRAALVEPGAAGATDGGESEDSGDHRRYLYTGDFSVRDRLYLDGFEPVDADVLVMETTYGVPDYRFPPEPELQGRIRDWLMDNSEVPLFLFGYSLGRAQKLQRLARKATNRPLVVHDAIRTVNDAVESATDLSFPAESLADREDGALSGDEIVVLPTHLARTDWVEDLVDDHDGLKAGFSGWAVDESFRYRGGYDATFPLTDHCDFDELVETVEAVDPDTVYTHHGFDEEFADHLSTHLGYDARPLLGDQTRLDDF
- a CDS encoding winged helix-turn-helix transcriptional regulator, whose translation is MNATRRTIADHVRANPGVHFNAVVRALDVAPGQVQYHLRRLRDDGTVVTDEVQGRTHLYPPRFDDWERSALAMFRRETARDVLAVLLDAGETTPAELTDELGLARSTVEWHLDNLTDYDLVDKRREGNRVYLEPARPEATADLLAKITPSLPERMVDRFTKLVDGLVEER